The DNA sequence CGGATCAAGGACCCAGACGAGTCCGGCGAAAGAGTCAACGGCGTGCCCCTCCTCCCCCAGCAGTGGTAAGCCTGTCACCGCGTGAAGATGGGAGGCAATATCCGCTTCGATCGCTTTATCGACGGCCGTGACGAGGTCGTTACGATTTGCTTTCGTGTGAACGTCAAGCTCGACGGGTGGGTGAAGAGCAATGTTCATCCCCCTGCGAACAGCCTCAATAGCCGCGTTGAGCAAATGCTCCATATCAACCGTCATGCTCACGATTCCTCCTTCGCTTCGCTGAATTCACGGTCAGCGCGGAGGTTACGCTCCTCAAAGAATGCGACCATGATCAGGCAGGCGAGGCCAACCGCTGCGGATACAAACAGTACGGTGAATGTCGATGACCAGCCGTGGAGGTGCCATCCGAGGACCGTCACGCCGTCCTTCGTCGGGTCTGCAATGCGGCCGAGAAGAACCTTGGCCATCGAATCGCCAAAGACGTAGCCGAATGCTCGAGGAACTGCGTTGACGACCACGGTCGCGGTCTTCGGGCAAAACCGATGACGCAGATGCCAATCAAGGTGACGGGGCCGAAGATAAGGAAGCCGATCATGAAGAGAGCTCCGTAGACGACAGGAGCTGTCGTCGCATGCGCGTAGACGAAGAGCGGGATGACCACAGCGCCCATCCCGATAGCGGCGCTCAGGGCGCGCCGACCGCCCATCTTGTCTGAGAAGTATCCCCACAGAAGAGAGCCGGCGAGGCCGCCGAGTTCCAGCGCGATGGTCGTGTTCACCGCGAGGTAATCGGAGAAACCAAGCTCCTGACGTGTGTAGAGCACGTTCCAGTTGTCGATGCCAATGCGCACGCAGTACGCGGCCACATTAGCGATGCACAGGAACCAGACGGCAGGATTCTTGACAACGTAATCGAGCAGGATCCGGCCCTTGGAGACGGAGCTTGTAACCGCATCAGCCTTCGACTCGGGTTCACCGAAGATCGCCTCGGGCGTGTTCCAACCGTGCTCCTTGGGATCGTCCTTACCGAAGAACCAGCCCCATATGCCGATTGGGATGCAGATGACGGCGGGGACGATAAACATGCCGATGACAGATCCGTTGAACAGCGTGTTCGCGCCCCAGAGAGCGAGAACGCCCGCCACCATCGCGCCAACGTTGTGCGAGGCATTCCACCAGCCGATGAAGCGACCGCGCAGGGCACGGGGCGTCCATCGGTTCATCGTCGAGTTGCAGCAGGGGCCGCCGGGAGCCTGGAAGAGGCCATTGAGTGACCACAGGAGGATCATCCAGCCGTATGGGCTGTGGAACCATGCGAGCACGAGGCCGATGAGGATCGACGTGACACCCGAGGCGAGCAGCAGTGCGGAGATGACCTTCTTGGTGTTCTTGCCATCAATGAAGAACCCGAGAATGAGTCCGCCGAAGCCGTAGGTTAGCGAGAAGGCGAAGCCGATCGTGCCGAGTTGAGTCGTCGTTAGCCCGACCTGTTCAACGAGGAAAGGCTGCGCGGACTTGAAGTTCGTACGTAGCAGGTAGAAGCCGCCATACACGATGACGAGCACGGCGTACGTCTTGAGGAACTCCATGAGCCACTTTTTACGTTGCTGCTCGAGCGTCAGGGACGTGGGTGGAGACGTACGAATATCGAAAATGTGGGATAGATGCGTCATTGCTGTCTCTCCAGTGTTGTTGGTGTACGCGGGCGATGATGGCGACGGTGTCATCGGCGTCACGCCACTAGAATACAAACGCTTACATTCAGTGTCAAGAGTCGCGTGCGCATGAAAGGCGTCGGTTATGAACTGGTGTCAAACGGCTCAATGTATGAGCATTTGGTTGGTATTGAGGGCGATGCGTGTCGAATACTCCTCGGCCCGCTTGTCAGTGACGTAAGCCTGTCACCGTGTGACGGCGAATTATACCCGGTAGGGGTATCTTGGTATACCCCTACCGGGTATCTCGGCTTCGTGAGCGATACGTAGTCCTGTTGGCGCTGCGATGAAAGGGGCAAAGCCGGTAAAATTCAATGAGCGCCGACGGCGCCTCAGATGCTTCTCTATAGAAAGGCCACACCATGACGATCGAACAGCTTCCCCACCCCGAGGTCCACGGTGGCGGCTGTGGCTGCGGCGAGCACAACGTCGCCGAACCGACCATTGATGCGACCGCTATCCCCCACCGTCTCCGTCACGCAGCTGTCCTCGGCGCAGCCCAGTCGATGAACGCCGGTGAATCCTTCATCATTCGCGCTCCCCACCTGCCTCGTCCGCTGCTTGCTCAGATCGCACAGCTGCCCGGCCAGTGGGCCTTCGAGGTCCTCACCGACGGGCCCGAGCACTGGGACGTGAAGGCGACGCGCACCGCGCTGTGAGCCGCCGTCCCCCGCTCCGGCGCGCGGCTGGGTCCATTCGGCGCGCCCGTGCCGGAGCGGGTTCGGGGCGGTGCCCGTCGGCTGTCGGGGGACACGGCTCCCCCTTCACGCCATAGCGTCTCCGGGCGTCACGAGTCGATGTCGGGGATGTAGCCGGGGCGCACGGCGAAGGATTGGAGAACTTGTTCCCCTCCCAGCAGACTGCCGCGCATCTTCTTCTCGAGCCCTTCCAGCGGTTTCGGCGTCGAGCACCGCCCGTCGGAAAGACGGCACGCGCTGAACTGAGGGGGCGCCTCCCCGTCCTCACTCGGTTCGATCGCGTAGGCGTAGCCGTCGCGCACGTAGAATCGCGCACTCCTCAGCTCGGGCTTCGCCAAGGGCAGCGTCGCCAATTGCGTGACCCGTGCCGACTGGGCGTCGAGCTTGAACACATGGCCGTAGGGCGTCGCGAACGTGTAGAACTGCTCATCGTACTGGCCGAAGAAAGCAGTTTCTTGATAACCCACAGCGAAAGGAGCCCCCTCTTCGTCCGTCACCATCCGGATGCGGCGCTCCCCCGTTCCCAGGTCCCATTCGTTGAGGAAAATGGTCGTCCTCCCCTCGTCGCCATCCGAATCGCGTGTGACGAACTCAGGTGAGTCCAAATACATGAGGTGGTAGAAGACATCGTCCGCACACCACAGATCCGTGCGGAACACTTCGATCCGTGTTTCCCTGGGAGCCACCGCGAGCACCGGGGGCAGGTCCCCATCGTGGGGGTAGACCTGAGCGAGTATGTCGTAGCCGTCGGGCGCTCCCGACTCCGCGGAGTCCGATTGCGCGCCGTCCGACTCCGCTGCGCTCGGCGGGCGGGAGGCGGCGAACTCGGATGCGCTTTCCTGAAGGATGGGAGTGATCCTCGTGGACGTGGACGAGAGCACCCTCCCCCCGCACTCCCCGTTTGTCAGATAGAACTCTTGGTTCTCAGACCGATCCCTGATTCCCCCACTGTCGATGTTGTACGCCCGTTGCACGGGGCCCTCGACGTAGAAACTGAGGACGCTGCCGTCAGTGCTCGAGACGAAGCGCCCCACCTCGTGCCCGCCGTCCACGGTGCGGGGGAACGCCGAGGCGCCGTCGTCAGTGATCAGGTACTCGTACGCCGAGTCGCCGACACTGAGCACCGGCCCGTTCCAAGTCATTTCCGAGCTGAGGAGCCCCTGGGTCCACGCGGCGCTCATGCTGCCGTCCTGCTGGAAGGCGACCAGGTACCCGTTCGCGGTATCCGGGGGCAGCCCGTTCCTGATCCCCTGACTGCTCAGCCTGACGACCAGGAACGCGCCCGAGGTCGTGAACCCCTCCAGGTACCCCACGTCCTCCGTTGTCGAGTGCGCGCATGAAACACAGCAGACGACCAATGCGGCCGCGCTCGCAGATGCGCACAGCGCATTACTGATACGGCGAATGCCGTGTTCCATGCCGCACCGCCTCGATCAGAGTCGCCTGTAGATGTACGAGAGCGAACTATCGCGGATGTCCGACGGGAAAACAGCATTGCCCCCATCGCCATCAACATCAAGGCCTGCACCATAGTAGTAGGCGTACCACACCAACTGCGAGCAATTCAGACTTTTAATATTGTACTCCTTGTTCGACCAGAAACGCCAGTTGTAGGGGTAGTGGAGCAGATGGTTGTAGGCGTAAGCCGCCGCAGCGTCTTGGGTCGCCTGAGAGGTGTGGAAGTAAAAAAGGACGGTTCCCGAGGGAACTGTTACATTCCACACCCAGTCCCAGTTCGACCCTCCAGGTTTTCCAGCCGCCTCAACAATCCAATCACGTCCGGAGAATATCCCAACATGACCGTAATGTGGAACCCCAGGACTCCAGTAGACATCACCGACGTAGTCTGATTTCGGAAGCAAATACGTCGCACCCGCTGTTCCGTCGATAGAGGCCAGGTCCGCGCCCCCTCCTCCGATCTGCATATCTTGCATTTCGGACTCGTATTTCTCCTTCGCAGCGCGCTGTTCAGCCAGGACGCTTCGCGCGTACTCTTGAACAGACATCCCCTTCTCCGAGGATTCGGCATCGAGTGCGCTCGCGAGCTCAGAGGCGGACACTCCTGGATTCAGCGCCAAGAGTTCATCGAATTCAGAGTCGTGCTCTGTAGCAGCATTGGCTAGCGTCGGCATGAAGAATGTCGAACACACCAGACACTGAACCAGTAGCGCACGGACGACTTTGAATGTGCGTGTGTGTGACATCGGAGTTCCCCTTCGCCCTCCGGTAACCCTAATCTGACAACTAGAGCTACCTCAAGGCTACCAGGCCCAACGATCGAATTGTGTGACAGAATATATGAAACGGAACACGTTCATCTTAGTAATTCAAATCATTTGACCTCAAATTATTTCAAATCATCCCACTACTCATATGAGTCATATTTCAATTCTGACCATGAGTACAGTAAAATATGCACCCTTTCCTTGAGAATGGTGTGGAGACTCAGGGAATCGCGCACTCCCTGGGACCACGACCAGCGCTCAGATGTCAAGCGGGCGCAGCAGTTCGGGCGCGGGCAGGCGCCCGTCGACCACGTAGGCGCGGAACACGGGGGCGGCCTGCTCCCCGGTGAAGACCTCCTCGGGGTGGACGCGGACGGCGGCGGGCCCGCCCTCGCCGGGGTCCCACTCGATGCCCATCCAGCTCTCAGGATCTGCGACCGGCTCGCGGGCGACGACGTAATGCTTGTACGAGCCGTCCTGGCCGGTGACGCGGATCTCGACCGTCATCACCCCGGTGGAGCCCGCGCACTGGATGTACGTCGAACGCGCGGGGTCGTCGGCTGCCACGTCCTCGGGGCGCTCGGCGCCGGGGGGCAGCTCCCACACGACCATCGCGTACATGTGCGAGCCGTCGAAGCACCTGGGCGCGGTGAGCACCTCGGTGATCCCGTCGGCGACCGCCTCGGGAGCGCTCTCAGCGGAGAACTCCTCGACGGGCCCCGCCTCCGCGAGCAAATCCGTTCTTGCGAACCGTCTCATACTTCCTGCCTCGGCATGGTCCAGCACCTCTCCCCACCGATAGTAGCCGCCGCGCGGAGCCGGCGCCCGGCCCTCGCGGGGCGCGTCGGCTCCCTGCCGCCGCCGTGCGCCCGCCATCTCACGGCTGGAGGCGCCCGGGCGCACCGGGCCGGGGGCGCTCGGCGTACCAGGCGTCGTAGTCCCGGTTGAACTGGTCCCAGAGGGCGTCGTCGAGCGCGAGCTCACGAAGGGCGCCGTTCTCACCACGGGAGTTCTCGTCGAACCAGGCTTTGCGCATTTGCTGCGGCAGATCAACCAGGCGCAACTCGGTCTACTGGCCAGCAGCACACGGCACCGCTGTTCTAAATTGGTGTCATTCATTGCTCGGCCTCAGTGGTTCTGGGTTGATGCCCTCATATATCTCCGGTCCACCAGATTCCAGGCAGGATGATCGACCACGGCTCCCACGTGTCCGCCACGACGCGGATCCAGCCGTTCGTGAAATCGAGGTGCAACCAGCCCGGGCCGCCGTCCACCGCCAGCAGACGGTTCATCTCGAATGCTTTCAAGCGGACGGCGAGGTCCTGGGGGTCCATCTCGTCCCACATCGCCTCGCCCGCGCTCTGCCCCACGAAAGCGCCCCAAATCTGAAGCCCCATGGCTCCGGCGTGGATGACTGGAACGGTGTCCGACACCAGTTCGGAGCTCGTCACCGTCGCTGGCAGCAGAGAACCAATGCGCTCACGGATGTTCCTCACCATTAGCGTTCGGATGCCTTTCCGCGCGATCGAAGACCAGCGCGAGCCGAGTTGACGAATACCTGGCACCGCGTGTCGAGAACAATGCGGAACTCCGGTGGCCAGGCCTTCCGCTGCGAGTATATCTTCGCGCGCGCTCGCCGACCAGTGCGGCGGCTACGCCTTATGATCAACGATCAACAAGGGCGGGCATGCAGTCACAGCACTGGTCGCCGAGTGGTCAGTACTCCTCGAGCAGTTCGTCCAGCTCGTCGTCGACCAACTCCGCGGACTCGACGGGCTCGGCGCCCTCGGGCAGGGCGCGGGTCGGAGCAGGCAGATCCTCGAGGCGGTCCGCCACCGGTGCGCCCGGATCGGCGCTGTGGGGACCGCTGCCCTCGGCGGCGTCCAAGCCGGTGACGGCGCCATCGGGGCCGACAATATCGCCGTCCACGTGGGCAGCGCCGCTGCCGCTCGGGCCGCCGCTGGCCCAATCGGGATCAGTGCCGATGTCGGCGCCACCGGTCCGGTCGGCACTCCCCTGCCCGCCGACTCCGGCAGTATCGGCACCACCGTCCCCGCCGACGGGGGCTTCCCCGCCGCCAGAACGGTCCGCAGCGCCATCACTGGGCCGATCAGCGCCTGCCGTACCAGCGTCTCCGGTGTCCCCGGCACCAGCGCCGTCGTCGCCAGCCGCGCCATCGGCCTGCCCAGCCCCCGCCTCGTCGAAGTCCCCGTCGTCCCCGCCGCGCCGCGCCCACGAGGAGGCGATGTCCTTGCGGATCGCGTCGAGCACCGCGTTGACGAAACGGGGCGAGGCGTCGGTGGAGATCGAACGGACGATGGAGATCGCCTCGTCGATAACGATGATCGGCGACACCTCGTCGTTCTCGAGCATCTCCCACACCGCCACGCGCATGACTGCAAGGTCGACGGCGGCAATGCGATCCAGGCCGGGCACGCGAGCGTGCGCCGAGATCAGCGAGTCAATGCGGCGCAGATTGTCCGCCACACCGGCGATGATCTGGATCGAGAACTCCGGGAGCGGAGTCTGAGCCGCGGTGATGACGCGGCGCTCGCGCAGGAGGTCGCGCAGCACGTCGGGATTAGATCCCATGCCGCGCTGGTCGGCCTCGTAGACGACGTCGGCCGCGCGCTTGCGGGCCTTGGTGCGCGAGGTGAAGCGGTGCTGCTTCGACATTACTCGGTCACGCGACCCGAGTACGAGCCGTCGCGGGTGTCAACCTTGACGCGGGTGCCTTCCTCCATGAAGAGGGGAACCTGGATCTCGTAGCCGGTCTCGAGCGTCGCGGGCTTGGTGCCGGCGGAAGAACGATCGCCCTGCAGACCGGGCTCCGTGTGCGTGATCGTCAGAACGACGGTGGCGGGCAGCTCGACGAACAGGACGGTGCCATCGTGCTGGGAGACGATAACGTTCTGGTTCTCCACCATGAAGTTGCGGGCGTCGCCCACGGTTTCGGCGGGAACGTTGATCTGTTCGTAGGTGGACTGATCCATGAAGACGTAGTCGGTGCCATCCTGGTACAGGTACGTCATGTCGCGACGGTCGACGGTCGCGGTCTCGATCTTCAGGCCCGCGTTGAAGGTCTTGTCGACGGTCTTGCCGGACAGGACGTTCTTGATCTTGGTGCGCACGAAGGCCGGGCCCTTGCCGGGCTTCACGTGCTGGAATTCGACAACCTGCCAGAGCTGGCCGTCGATCACCATAACCAGGCCGTTCTTCAGATCATTGGTCGTTGCCACAGGGGTACCTCACTTGAGAAGGAATCAGTAATCAGGGGTCAGTTTACACGCGCGTGCGACCAAATCCGCGACTTCTTGCGGGGTGCGGTCACTCGTATCCACTGTTGTGTCGGCCACGGAGGCGTATGCCTCGCGCGCCTGCTTCATCAGCTGAGTGAGCATGGCACGTGGTGCGCCGAGGCCGACGGAACGGGGAGCACCCAGTCCTTCTCGGCGCGATACCGCGGAAAGATCGGCACTCAGCTCGATGACTTGCGCACCTTTGTCGCGTGCGCGACGAATTGCCGAGGCAGTAGTGGGGTCCAGGGGTTGGGAGGCACCGAGCGTGACAATGCCCTCGTCGAGGCCGAGGAGGCGCTCGGCTTCGTCACGCGCGGCGTCGGCAAGGCGAGGATCGCGCCCGACGATGAGGGTGCGCATCGATGTGCCGAGGCGGGCCTCGACTGCATCGTCCGTCTCGTATACCGGTAGGCCACAGCGCTGGGACAACAGGCGAGCGACCGTCGACTTACCCGAACCAGTAACGCCGATCAGGACGATCAGGCTCATGCTCCGATTCCGATCTGTCGAGCGGGACCGGACAACTCCACGGGATCCACGGCAACGGTACCCGGGTGGGCGATGCCATCGAGAAGAACGAAGCGCAGGATGCCGCGCCGCACCTTCTTGTCAGAGAGCATGATGCGTGTCAGTTCGTCCAGGGTGCTGCCCGCGTAGCGGGTCGGCAGGCCAACACGAGCGAAGAGTTCGTCGTGCGCAGCGACCTCGTCCGCGCTCAGCTGCCCCCGCCCCCGAGCGAGTCGCGCAGCGAAGCAGCAGCCGACGGCTACGGCATCGCCATGGCGCCAGGTGTAATTGTTCGCACGCTCAATCGCGTGGGCGAGGGTATGTCCGTAGTTGAGAATCTCCCTCAGGCCGCCTTCCGTCAGATCCGCGGAGACGACGCGGGCCTTCACGGCGATCGCGCGAGTCGTGATGTCCGCGAGCTGGGGGCTATCGGAGCGCAGGAGTTCCTTCGGATCCGTTGCCTGGACGATACGGAGAATCTCCGGGTCCGCGATGAAACCGCACTTGATGACTTCTGCGGCTCCGGCGGCCAGATCAGGGGCGGGCAGACTGTCGAGGAGATCCATGTCGGCGATCACGAAGGCCGCCGGGTAGAACGAACCGACCAGGTTCTTCCCCACCGATGTGTTGATGCCCGTCTTTCCCCCGACTGCTGCGTCGACCATCGCGAGCAGCGTCGTGGGAACATTGATGAGGGTGATGCCGCGCAGCCACGTGGCGGCGACGAAACCCGCCATATCGGTGGTCGCTCCCCCGCCCATAGCGACGATTGCATCTTTACGCCCGAGCTGCAGGCGCCCGCACTCATCCCACAGTGATGCGACGACATCGATCGTTTTACCCGCTTCGGCATCGGGGTGGTCGGCCGTGGAGGCCTCGATCCCCTGTTCGCGCAGGTACTCAGCCAGAGACTGCGCACGCTGCGCAAGCGGCCTCGCGTGAATGATGAGCACCCTGGTGGCGGCCTCGTCAAGTGCGTCGCGGATCGGTTCAAAACCGAGCCCGTGCCCGATGGTGATGGTCGACGGATGCTCTCCGGTGACGTGAATAGACGTGCTCATGAGTGCTCCAACTCCTGTGCGATAGCGGACACGACGTCCTCAACGGGGCCAGGCCCGGATTCGACGATAATGGTGGCGACGGCACGGTAATGGGGCTCACGCTCGGCGCGCAGGCGCGCGAGGGTCCCGGAGGGGTCGCGTGCCAGCAGCGGTCGATGCGTCTTCGAAGCGGTGCGACGAACAAGCTCATCGTGAGGCGCATCGATATAGATGACGGTGTGCCCGGACAGGAGCTCGCGAACGGCGGGGGTCTGTGCGGCTCCTCCGCCGAGGGACACGACGCCCTCAGCCCTGAGTGCGGCCGCGACCGCCTCGGTTTCCAACGCACGAAAAGCGCATTCGCCGTCGGTCGCGAAGATGTCTGCGATCGGACGGCCCGCACGTTCGACGATGAGCGCATCCGTGTCGATATGTGCGATGCCGAGACGATCGGCTAACAGACGACCAACCTTCGACTTGCCTGCGCCGGGCAGGCCGATGAGGACGACCGGCCCCCGAGTGCTCATGCTCGCTCCCCCACCACTGCGAGGTATGCCTCCAGATTCCTGCGCATCTCACCGACGGAACGGCCACCCGCATGATCCGACAGGGCGTCCGCCAGGACGAGTGCCACCTCAGCCTGCGCGATCACCGCTCCGGGAACGACCTGGCACGTGTCGGAGCGCTGGTGCAGGCCCACGGCTTCCTCACCGGTCGCCAGATCGACGCTGCGCAGGGCGCGCGGGACAGTCGAAATCGGCTTGAACGCGGCACGCGTGACGATCGGAGCACCGTTGGAAGTACCGCCCTCAATGCCACCAGCGTGGTTGGAGGTTCGGGTCAGGTGGCCGTCCTCGCCGCGCACGATCTCATCGTGAGCCGTGGAACCGAGGAGGGCGGCCTGCGCGAATCCGTCGCCGATCTCAACGCCCTTCACCGACTGGATCGACATCAGGGCACCAGCCAGGCGAGCGTCAAGGCGCTCGCGCGCGGTCACGTGGCTCCCCAGGCCCACCGGAACGTCGTAGGCAACGACTTCCGCGACCCCACCAATCGTGTCTCCCGCCTGCTTGGCAGCATCGACGGCACCCTCAAAACGGGCATTATCGTTCACGTCGAGCGTACGCATCGACGCCTCGCACAGCGCGGCCTCATCGGCGGGGGTGGGAAGCGACGAGGCCGTGGTATGCTCCGCACCGACGGAGACGACGTGGGAAACGAGACGAACGCCTGCCACCTGATCGAGCAGAGCCTCCGCCAAGACACCGAGAGCAACGCGCGCGGCGGTCTCGCGCGCGCTCGCGCGCTCGAGGATGGGGCGCGCCTCCGCCACATCGTAGGACAGCATTCCGGGAAGATCCGCATGCCCCGGACGGGGCCGCGTCAGCGGTCGGTTTCGTGCGATCTCGCGTTCATCCCCCGTTCCCGCGTCGATGAGCAGGGCAGAAGGATCGACGGGATCCGCGCTCATAACGGTTTCCCACTTGGGCCATTCGGAATTACCGATGCGAATGGCGACGGGAGCGCCGGTTGTGAGTCCGTGACGCACACCTGCAAGGATCGAGACCTCGTCGGCCTCGAATTTCTGGCGCGCCCCACGGCCATAGCCCAGGCGGCGACGCGCAAGCCCGCGGCGTAAATCCTCGGTACTCACCTGCAGGCCGGAAGGAAGCCCCTCAATCGTGGCAATCAGTGCGGGCCCGTGCGACTCTCCAGCCGTCATCCATCTCAGCATGTCTCCCAGTGTCCCACACGCGATGTTGCTGTCGCCCGCCGGCTCTCACGGGATGAACTCTCAGGACTGAGGGTCGGTGTTCCCATCCGTGGAAGTACCCGGCTCCGTACCGAGAATATCGATGACAACGCAGAGCGTGTCGTCGCCCGCGGCAAGATCCGGCGGAATCGTGATCGCCAAACGAGATCCGACCTTCTGATCGACGAGCGCGTTGGACAGGCCCTTCATCGCGGTATTGAGGTTCACGACTGCGGGCACTCCCGTCTCCCAGGTGGACACGCGTACGACACCGTCCGTCCAACCAACAACCGTGAACTGGGCAACGACACGGTCGTCCTCGTGGACCTGGACGCCGTCGCCCTTGATCAGTGTCTGGGTGGTGACGCCACCGGGCAGAGTTGCGATATGGCTGATAAGCGGCCCCTCCGGGCTCATCTCGACGCTCATCGGACCAACGGTGGCGTCAACCGACCTGCCCGTTGCGATCGACGGCAAAATATCGACGAC is a window from the Schaalia odontolytica genome containing:
- the aroB gene encoding 3-dehydroquinate synthase encodes the protein MSTSIHVTGEHPSTITIGHGLGFEPIRDALDEAATRVLIIHARPLAQRAQSLAEYLREQGIEASTADHPDAEAGKTIDVVASLWDECGRLQLGRKDAIVAMGGGATTDMAGFVAATWLRGITLINVPTTLLAMVDAAVGGKTGINTSVGKNLVGSFYPAAFVIADMDLLDSLPAPDLAAGAAEVIKCGFIADPEILRIVQATDPKELLRSDSPQLADITTRAIAVKARVVSADLTEGGLREILNYGHTLAHAIERANNYTWRHGDAVAVGCCFAARLARGRGQLSADEVAAHDELFARVGLPTRYAGSTLDELTRIMLSDKKVRRGILRFVLLDGIAHPGTVAVDPVELSGPARQIGIGA
- the aroC gene encoding chorismate synthase, giving the protein MLRWMTAGESHGPALIATIEGLPSGLQVSTEDLRRGLARRRLGYGRGARQKFEADEVSILAGVRHGLTTGAPVAIRIGNSEWPKWETVMSADPVDPSALLIDAGTGDEREIARNRPLTRPRPGHADLPGMLSYDVAEARPILERASARETAARVALGVLAEALLDQVAGVRLVSHVVSVGAEHTTASSLPTPADEAALCEASMRTLDVNDNARFEGAVDAAKQAGDTIGGVAEVVAYDVPVGLGSHVTARERLDARLAGALMSIQSVKGVEIGDGFAQAALLGSTAHDEIVRGEDGHLTRTSNHAGGIEGGTSNGAPIVTRAAFKPISTVPRALRSVDLATGEEAVGLHQRSDTCQVVPGAVIAQAEVALVLADALSDHAGGRSVGEMRRNLEAYLAVVGERA
- the efp gene encoding elongation factor P produces the protein MATTNDLKNGLVMVIDGQLWQVVEFQHVKPGKGPAFVRTKIKNVLSGKTVDKTFNAGLKIETATVDRRDMTYLYQDGTDYVFMDQSTYEQINVPAETVGDARNFMVENQNVIVSQHDGTVLFVELPATVVLTITHTEPGLQGDRSSAGTKPATLETGYEIQVPLFMEEGTRVKVDTRDGSYSGRVTE
- a CDS encoding modification methylase BabI, with translation MRLVDLPQQMRKAWFDENSRGENGALRELALDDALWDQFNRDYDAWYAERPRPGAPGRLQP
- a CDS encoding NTP pyrophosphohydrolase, with amino-acid sequence MRRFARTDLLAEAGPVEEFSAESAPEAVADGITEVLTAPRCFDGSHMYAMVVWELPPGAERPEDVAADDPARSTYIQCAGSTGVMTVEIRVTGQDGSYKHYVVAREPVADPESWMGIEWDPGEGGPAAVRVHPEEVFTGEQAAPVFRAYVVDGRLPAPELLRPLDI
- a CDS encoding shikimate kinase; translated protein: MSLIVLIGVTGSGKSTVARLLSQRCGLPVYETDDAVEARLGTSMRTLIVGRDPRLADAARDEAERLLGLDEGIVTLGASQPLDPTTASAIRRARDKGAQVIELSADLSAVSRREGLGAPRSVGLGAPRAMLTQLMKQAREAYASVADTTVDTSDRTPQEVADLVARACKLTPDY
- a CDS encoding shikimate kinase, encoding MSTRGPVVLIGLPGAGKSKVGRLLADRLGIAHIDTDALIVERAGRPIADIFATDGECAFRALETEAVAAALRAEGVVSLGGGAAQTPAVRELLSGHTVIYIDAPHDELVRRTASKTHRPLLARDPSGTLARLRAEREPHYRAVATIIVESGPGPVEDVVSAIAQELEHS
- the nusB gene encoding transcription antitermination factor NusB, with amino-acid sequence MSKQHRFTSRTKARKRAADVVYEADQRGMGSNPDVLRDLLRERRVITAAQTPLPEFSIQIIAGVADNLRRIDSLISAHARVPGLDRIAAVDLAVMRVAVWEMLENDEVSPIIVIDEAISIVRSISTDASPRFVNAVLDAIRKDIASSWARRGGDDGDFDEAGAGQADGAAGDDGAGAGDTGDAGTAGADRPSDGAADRSGGGEAPVGGDGGADTAGVGGQGSADRTGGADIGTDPDWASGGPSGSGAAHVDGDIVGPDGAVTGLDAAEGSGPHSADPGAPVADRLEDLPAPTRALPEGAEPVESAELVDDELDELLEEY
- a CDS encoding DUF2249 domain-containing protein, encoding MTIEQLPHPEVHGGGCGCGEHNVAEPTIDATAIPHRLRHAAVLGAAQSMNAGESFIIRAPHLPRPLLAQIAQLPGQWAFEVLTDGPEHWDVKATRTAL
- the uhpT gene encoding hexose-6-phosphate:phosphate antiporter, encoding MTHLSHIFDIRTSPPTSLTLEQQRKKWLMEFLKTYAVLVIVYGGFYLLRTNFKSAQPFLVEQVGLTTTQLGTIGFAFSLTYGFGGLILGFFIDGKNTKKVISALLLASGVTSILIGLVLAWFHSPYGWMILLWSLNGLFQAPGGPCCNSTMNRWTPRALRGRFIGWWNASHNVGAMVAGVLALWGANTLFNGSVIGMFIVPAVICIPIGIWGWFFGKDDPKEHGWNTPEAIFGEPESKADAVTSSVSKGRILLDYVVKNPAVWFLCIANVAAYCVRIGIDNWNVLYTRQELGFSDYLAVNTTIALELGGLAGSLLWGYFSDKMGGRRALSAAIGMGAVVIPLFVYAHATTAPVVYGALFMIGFLIFGPVTLIGICVIGFARRPRPWSSTQFLEHSATSLAIRWPRFFSAALQTRRRTA